One Enterococcus silesiacus genomic window carries:
- a CDS encoding LytTR family transcriptional regulator produces the protein MAKFEEVKNGVIFPVGEKNEAYAQYFIGQSYLNNLIADPKVNVGVGNVTFEPGCRNNWHIHHDGFQLLLVTGGEGWYQEEGKAAQFLTAGAVIVTHDGVKHWHGAAKDSWFEHLAITAGTPEWLEPVSDELYNQL, from the coding sequence ATGGCAAAATTTGAAGAAGTAAAGAATGGTGTGATTTTTCCTGTGGGAGAAAAAAATGAGGCCTATGCGCAATATTTTATCGGTCAAAGCTATTTAAACAATTTAATTGCAGATCCCAAGGTCAATGTAGGTGTAGGAAATGTCACCTTTGAACCTGGTTGCCGTAATAATTGGCATATTCATCATGATGGGTTTCAACTGTTATTAGTCACTGGCGGTGAAGGCTGGTATCAAGAAGAGGGTAAGGCTGCGCAATTTTTAACTGCTGGAGCTGTGATTGTTACTCATGATGGTGTGAAACATTGGCATGGTGCGGCAAAAGATAGTTGGTTTGAACATTTAGCAATTACAGCTGGTACGCCAGAATGGTTAGAACCTGTTTCAGATGAATTATACAATCAATTATAA
- a CDS encoding flavodoxin, translating to MTAIVYFSRPFENLIGGKKEYLSVGNTKVVAQKIAEILDVDAFALIPEITYPKAYQAVVTQAEQEKMINERPKYQPLLFNLAKHQTVYLGYPNWWGTFPMIVATFLEENDLSGKNIYPFCTHEGSGMGNSINDLQELCPDATIHIGLPIRGSRVEKADIAIKNWLQHDQSKINQLEE from the coding sequence ATGACGGCTATCGTATATTTTTCTCGACCTTTTGAAAATTTGATTGGTGGAAAGAAGGAATATTTGTCTGTTGGAAATACAAAAGTTGTGGCACAAAAAATTGCCGAGATACTCGATGTTGATGCTTTTGCGCTCATTCCAGAAATAACCTATCCAAAAGCGTATCAAGCAGTGGTGACTCAAGCGGAACAGGAAAAAATGATAAACGAGCGACCTAAATATCAACCACTTTTGTTTAACTTAGCAAAACATCAAACGGTTTATCTAGGCTATCCAAATTGGTGGGGCACGTTTCCAATGATCGTTGCAACTTTTTTAGAGGAAAATGATTTATCAGGAAAAAATATTTATCCTTTTTGCACACATGAAGGCAGTGGAATGGGCAATAGCATCAACGATCTACAGGAATTATGCCCTGATGCAACGATTCATATCGGGTTACCCATACGTGGGTCCAGAGTTGAAAAAGCAGATATCGCAATCAAAAATTGGTTACAACATGACCAATCAAAAATAAATCAATTGGAGGAATAA